From the Candidatus Binatus sp. genome, the window ATGATGTAGTCCATCGCCATCACCTTGAGCGCGCCCGACCCGATCCCGAGCAGACCCGACATGAGGCCCGCGACGACCATTAGCGCGCCGCCCTGCGGTACTTTCACGACTTCATAGTGGACCAGGTTGCCGCTGAGGTCGGGCACTTCGCCTGCGAGTTCGAGGCGCACGGCGAGCGGGTCGCCCTTGGTGAGGATGTCGTCGCCGCGCTTGGTCACCGTGAAGTATGCCGACTGGAGCATCATCGCGGCGAAGAGCAATTCGAGCACCACGTTCGGCACGATGCCGGCGAGATAGGCGCCGATCACGGCGCCGGTAACCGTCGCGCATTCCAGCACCATCGCGACTTTCAGGTTGGTCCATCCGTCGCGCACGAACGCGACGCTGGCTCCGGCGCTGGTCGCGACGACGGAGATCAGGCTCGCGCCAACCGCAACCTGCATCGGCATGTGCGCGAAGATGACCAGCGCGGGCACGATGAACACTCCGCCGCCAAGGCCCGAGAGCGAGCCGATGAATCCGGCTCCGACTGCAAGCGCTAACAGGCCGATGAGGATTTCGAGCAAGAATAGGCTCCGAGCGCAGATTCAGAGTTGAAGTTCAAATGATTGACCAGGGCATTTCGCGCAATCGTAGTTCGGTTCGAATGAAAAAGACAAACGCGCAACCAGGATGGACTACGCCGGACGGGGGTTGAGAATTTCAAACGCGCGCCGCGGACTGTTGCGCAGTCCACGCTCGATGTCGTCGGTAATCTCGCGCACGGCGCGCAAAGGCTCGGCGGCGCGCCAGATCGGACTGCCGATGACGACGTAGTCGGCGCCCGCGCGGATCGCATCGGCGGCGGTGATCGCGTGCGCGGCCGGGGAGCCTGCCTCGCGCAACCGCACGCCCGACGTCACGATGATGAATCGGCGCCCGCAAGTGTCGCGCACGCGCGGAACTTCATGCGGCCAGGTGACGACGCCATCGAGCGAGGCTGCCGCGGCGAAGCGCGCGATCTCCGTGACCCGGTCGGGCGATTCGGGCGAGCGCGGACTTGAATTCGCGGACTTCAGTTCCGCGAGCATCGCCACCGCCAGAATACTCGGCCGCCGAAGCCCCTCGGTCCGGCAAATGCGCGCGATCTCGGCTCGCGTCCGGGTCATCATCTCGGTCGAGCCGCAGCTCGAACCGTACGGGTGGATGTCGAACATCTTGACGCCCAGCCGAGTCGCCTCGACGGCGGCGCGCAACATCTTTTGCGGGGTGTCATGGAATTTGAGATCGAGAAAAACTTCGGCGCCGCGCCGGCGAAGCTCGCGAATGAATTCAGGGCCGCCACCGACGAACAGCGCCCGTCCGACTTTGAACATCCCGACCACTCGTGCGAGGCGATCCACCAGCGCAAGCGCGTCCTCCCGATCGCGCAGGTCGAGCGATACGATCAGCCGCTCGCGCAGCGCGCCTTGTCGTATCAGACCTGAAAATGGCCAGTACTGGGTCATCGAATCCCTTCATCGCAGGCAATCCGACCGGTTTGATTCATGAAAATATGCCGATCACCGTTTATGTCAAGGAACCAGGAATGTTGCGTGGCAGTTCGGGCTCGATGCAGTGCGAAGACTGCATGGTTGCGACTGCACTCAGCCGCCGCGCACGCGCGGGTGATCGTTGAAATCCGCACGAATACGTGGCTTTTCGCGCAATCGCCCGTCGGCATCGGCTTTGCTCTTACAAGTCAGGGCGATGTCAGGAAGAGCAAATGGCAGCGATTGTCTTAGTTCTGGCGACTACGATAGGTCAATTACACGGACCGGCATTTCCGGCCCCGGGTGAAGCAAGATGTGGGGCATCCTTTTAATCGCGTTAATCATTTACGCCGTCGTGCAGCATCGAAAGCGAAAGCGGCTGCGCTGGATAAGATGGGGCGACGGCGGCGACCGGTCGAAGTACGGTGGCTGGTCGAAGTGCGAAGACGCGAAGGCCCCGGCGACGGCGTCGGCGGAGCGCTTCGCAAACGATCTTCATTTCAAGATAAAGCGCGACTTCGATAGCAAGATGGCGCGCAAGTTCGAGGCCAAAGCCGAGAAATTCGAGCGCAAGCTGCGGGCGCGATTCGATCGACAGACGAATAAATACGGCGGCGTCAGCGTGGATCCCGCCGATGATTTGCCGCCGCCGCCGCAGTTCAAGAACGACGCCGAGCGCCAGACCTACGAGCGCGCGCACAAACGCGCCCAGGCCGAGGCGGGTTTCTTCGTGCACCTGATGTGGTATGGCATCGTCATCGGTTTTCTATTTCTCATCAACCTGATTACGACTTCGTATCCGTGGTTCCTGTGGCCGGCGCTTTTCTGGGGATTTGGAATCGCGAGCCACTTCTCGGCGGTATACGGATGGCGATGGGTTCATCAGCGGGTTTTTGAGCCGGCGATCGCGCGCGAAGTTCAGCGCGAAGTCTTGCAGGAGAAGGAGCAACTGCGCACCGAGAAGCAGGCGTCGCTGGACGAGCTGACCGCGACCTTCGCCCACGAAATCCGAAATCCGATCGCCGCGGCCAAGAGCCTGGTGCAGCAGATGGGCGAGGATCCGACCTCGCACGAGAACGTCGAATACGCCAAGGTCGCGCTCGACGAGCTCGCACGGGTCGAGCGCAGCGTGTCGCATCTGCTCAAATACGCGAAAGAAGAAGACTACAAGTTCGAAAACGTAAATCTCGCGTGGG encodes:
- the pyrF gene encoding orotidine-5'-phosphate decarboxylase encodes the protein MTQYWPFSGLIRQGALRERLIVSLDLRDREDALALVDRLARVVGMFKVGRALFVGGGPEFIRELRRRGAEVFLDLKFHDTPQKMLRAAVEATRLGVKMFDIHPYGSSCGSTEMMTRTRAEIARICRTEGLRRPSILAVAMLAELKSANSSPRSPESPDRVTEIARFAAAASLDGVVTWPHEVPRVRDTCGRRFIIVTSGVRLREAGSPAAHAITAADAIRAGADYVVIGSPIWRAAEPLRAVREITDDIERGLRNSPRRAFEILNPRPA
- a CDS encoding sulfite exporter TauE/SafE family protein — protein: MLEILIGLLALAVGAGFIGSLSGLGGGVFIVPALVIFAHMPMQVAVGASLISVVATSAGASVAFVRDGWTNLKVAMVLECATVTGAVIGAYLAGIVPNVVLELLFAAMMLQSAYFTVTKRGDDILTKGDPLAVRLELAGEVPDLSGNLVHYEVVKVPQGGALMVVAGLMSGLLGIGSGALKVMAMDYIMHLPLKVSSATSNFMIGVTAGAGALVFLARGDVATTIASPVAIGVTAGALAGSRLLPHLRVESLRTVFVIILVLIAAEMGWRALSGI
- a CDS encoding ATP-binding protein yields the protein MWGILLIALIIYAVVQHRKRKRLRWIRWGDGGDRSKYGGWSKCEDAKAPATASAERFANDLHFKIKRDFDSKMARKFEAKAEKFERKLRARFDRQTNKYGGVSVDPADDLPPPPQFKNDAERQTYERAHKRAQAEAGFFVHLMWYGIVIGFLFLINLITTSYPWFLWPALFWGFGIASHFSAVYGWRWVHQRVFEPAIAREVQREVLQEKEQLRTEKQASLDELTATFAHEIRNPIAAAKSLVQQMGEDPTSHENVEYAKVALDELARVERSVSHLLKYAKEEDYKFENVNLAWVLDGALTQMRGKLEANSVAVSRAYLSGPTVRADADKLRQVFSNIIDNAIDAMESASGERRLEFAIQNNGAGMAAVRIRDNGCGIADDKIAKIFNPFYTSKANGTGLGLGVAKKVIDAHRGTIEVQSKVGSGTEFVLAIPLSDAVRDSADPSVESSTGAVGEAAGEPAPQNSAQNNGGGAAGAPIAALVSGAPSTES